Proteins from a genomic interval of Ptychodera flava strain L36383 chromosome 7, AS_Pfla_20210202, whole genome shotgun sequence:
- the LOC139137287 gene encoding uncharacterized protein has product MSRSGSVPKPGLLAADERTARRSTRVQDRHPGDRIAVDESLAESTGLHSGQVEPLRESEAGVEETSHRHLLRKKRFEEVFKKNWGILYRLQLSSLSESKQTFSQSVRLKNCPDYLVVVQKTSDGYRSRKLRVQPTLTVQGLLEQVVAVHSLPSFCLKDIQLANKKHDICLHAGEKETTIQAVFANIANFSRKKYAAIEVYLTRRRRQDSNGAEIVRSEMDGATNQGQSKGSFGGGHMITARDLAEALCIEGDVERLEDRLEPAVSVYCRAYSEDPNYAVGHLKTFARESLEATVAVLEELCFFASDAQAKRSKIGVELTCEHVCDFLLGVAPTNGPANSTKVELMFQEKKYSDIIDWCTGLLAQKPSKPTHVVLQRGLAYLLLGKREKHVISDYLKAFIGDRDETEAYIRQAQETHLPKILELFRTCANSEPPAEGGLKAREQWRNLVIDCYRFLLVFKPNDTKLLQALANNLKEHEKFEDAVDVLTKALQSLSMKFNPSTKLTKIELLVSRSECHVGVKDGELAVKDLNTAVNTDKTLAKSLIFRQTKKHTRKEIVETALQMAEKRLDLFKRETKNSALGGENQDRKVSLIKQALQYYKLILVLVQKHKQATFGCAECLCLTGDHNEAVQLYSSLLDTENIDCATICARGRCHLHRGEMARGYEDFVRALQRFPNSVQALCARGHANLTFQDSNGATKDYMKAISINVAESVEHATDLPVSQQQKLQQLIRREADKLLERALKRGPRTKHGGTKSKLQDETRKIIESVLDVAEFLKFLDLNDVNARLLKVDALRQLRRHEEAEQELAEFIDRHPDNEIAMVHLSTLRMRLGKSKQAVKDYIDVLRVRGSAGLAAAFAEIDLGDRVAVQEEAHRFAVQLLREEQRSGETLRDAIDCFTVAIAATGVKASKSLLARAECHAHIGNQLAAIADFSSVLKIEPDAAQALCGRASMRLTLNHRKESVADYLLALSTNFRETKNHVASLPEQPRLLAMYWLHMHAVSLLSQGTPRYAKLIGQLLVALDEGNSTWHSLCADALIVEGNFGAALTHLGKVIDLNPKDATAIARCALIHIKLGNMTFAVLHLGKLAEDDLQGLHFVLKVLDADLRDEVVKRSSDQAETLTRHNKHKEALNFYSLAVMASDGERTDLLRKRAKCLTRLEEYDRAESDLTEVLKLEKNSPLASDFCARGHVYLLHEKEHRACNDYIRALNTNSSVALSLITSKPGRANLARVFLGYARYTYDKKKLTEASMICEFGLKIDEKHSELKRLKARINKQLGSSCSVQ; this is encoded by the exons ATGTCCCGGTCCGGCAGCGTGCCAAAGCCCGGCCTTCTGGCAGCGGACGAACGGACTGCCCGCCGTTCAACCAGGGTCCAGGACAGGCATCCCGGGGATCGCATTGCTGTGGATGAGTCGCTAGCAGAAAGTACAGGCTTGCATTCCGGTCAGGTTGAACCGCTCCGCGAATCTGAGGCTGGAGTCGAAGAAACTAGTCATCGTCACCTTCTGCGAAAGAAGAGATTTGAAGAGGTATTCAAGAAAAACTGGGGGATTCTATATAG ATTACAACTTTCAAGTCTCTCGGAATCGAAGCAGACGTTCTCACAGTCAGTGCGGCTAAAGAATT GTCCTGATTATCTCGTCGTGGTTCAGAAGACGTCTGACGGTTACCGATCGCGGAAACTGCGAGTCCAGCCGACTTTGACCGTTCAGGGTTTGCTGGAACAAGTGGTGGCTGTGCACTCCTTGCCGAGTTTCTGCCTCAAAGACATTCAGTTGGCAAACAAGAAACACGATATCTGCCTCCATGCCGGTGAAAAAGAGACCACTATACAGGCCGTGTTTGCAAATATAGCGAATTTCAGCCGCAAGAAGTACGCCGCCATTGAAGTGTACTTGACGCGACGCAGACGACAAGATTCGAACGGCGCGGAAATAGTTCGGTCGGAAATGGATGGCGCGACAAATCAGGGTCAAAGTAAAGGATCGTTTGGTGGCGGTCACATGATTACAGCCCGTGATTTAGCCGAAGCGTTGTGCATCGAAGGCGACGTCGAAAGGCTTGAGGATCGGCTAGAACCTGCGGTTTCCGTCTACTGTCGGGCTTATTCGGAGGACCCGAATTACGCCGTCGGACACCTGAAAACATTCGCCAGGGAATCGTTGGAAGCGACAGTGGCAGTTCTTGAAGAATTGTGTTTTTTCGCGAGTGACGCTCAGGCAAAACGTTCAAAAATCGGCGTTGAATTAACTTGTGAGCATGTCTGTGACTTTCTGCTGGGAGTTGCGCCGACAAACGGACCCGCAAATTCAACCAAAGTGGAGCTTATGTTTCAGGAAAAGAAGTACAGCGACATAATTGACTGGTGTACCGGACTGCTCGCACAGAAACCTTCAAAACCGACTCACGTCGTTTTACAACGCGGGCTGGCATACCTGCTTCTCGGAAAACGTGAAAAACACGTAATATCCGATTATCTCAAAGCGTTTATTGGGGACCGCGACGAGACAGAAGCTTACATACGTCAGGCTCAAGAGACACATTTGCCAAAGATTTTAGAATTGTTCCGAACATGTGCGAATTCAGAACCACCAGCGGAGGGCGGACTGAAAGCGCGCGAACAGTGGCGAAACCTGGTCATCGATTGCTACAGGTTTCTTTTAGTTTTTAAACCGAATGACACAAAGTTACTTCAGGCACTTGCGAATAACTTGAAGGAGCATGAGAAATTCGAAGACGCCGTAGATGTGCTGACGAAAGCGCTTCAATCCCTTAGCATGAAATTTAACCCGTCTACAAAACTAACGAAGATCGAGTTGCTTGTGTCACGAAGCGAGTGTCATGTCGGCGTGAAAGACGGTGAACTCGCAGTGAAAGATTTGAACACGGCGGTGAACACTGACAAAACTCTTGCAAAATCACTGATTTTCAGACAAACGAAGAAACATACCAGAAAGGAGATCGTGGAAACAGCGCTCCAAATGGCCGAGAAGAGATTGGATTTATTCAAGCGAGAGACGAAGAACAGCGCCCTCGGTGGTGAAAACCAGGACAGGAAAGTCAGCTTGATAAAGCAAGCAttgcagtattacaaattaattcTGGTGTTGgtgcaaaaacacaaacaagcGACTTTCGGCTGTGCAGAATGCCTTTGTTTAACTGGAGATCACAACGAAGCGGTCCAGTTGTACAGTAGCCTCCTCGATACAGAAAACATCGACTGTGCGACGATCTGCGCTCGGGGGAGGTGTCACCTTCACCGTGGAGAGATGGCCAGAGGATACGAGGATTTTGTGCGAGCCCTGCAGAGGTTTCCAAACAGCGTTCAAGCGCTCTGTGCTAGGGGCCACGCCAACCTGACCTTCCAAGATTCCAATGGCGCCACCAAGGACTACATGAAAGCTATTTCCATCAACGTAGCGGAGAGTGTAGAGCACGCAACGGACTTGCCCGTTTCCCAGCAACAGAAGCTGCAACAGCTCATCAGGCGTGAAGCCGACAAGCTTCTGGAAAGAGCGTTGAAGAGAGGACCAAGAACAAAACACGGTGGCACGAAATCAAAACTTCAAGATGAAACAAGAAA AATCATAGAATCTGTACTGGACGTTGCCGAGTTTTTGAAGTTTCTGGACCTGAATGACGTCAATGCACGCTTACTGAAAGTCGATGCACTGCGCCAACTACGGCGACACGAAGAAGCCGAGCAGGAGCTGGCCGAGTTCATTGACCGGCACCCTGACAACGAAATAGCGATGGTGCATCTAtcaactctgagaatgagacTAGGAAAGTCTAAACAGGCTGTCAAG GACTACATAGATGTATTGCGTGTTCGAGGATCGGCCGGACTGGCGGCCGCCTTCGCCGAGATCGATCTAGGCGATCGCGTCGCCGTGCAGGAGGAGGCTCATCGCTTCGCTGTGCAGTTACTGAGAGAAGAGCAGAGAAGTGGAGAGACGTTAAGAGATGCCATCGACTGCTTCACTGTTGCCATAGCAGCGACTG GAGTTAAAGCATCCAAGTCATTGCTCGCCAGAGCAGAGTGTCACGCACATATCGGAAACCAGCTGGCCGCCATCGCCGATTTCTCCTCTGTGCTCAAAATTGAACCGGATGCCGCGCAGGCGCTGTGTGGGAGAGCAAGTATGAGACTGACGCTCAACCACAGAAAG GAATCTGTGGCCGACTATCTCCTTGCACTGTCGACAAACTTCAGGGAAACCAAGAATCACGTCGCGTCGTTACCGGAGCAACCGCGCCTGCTCGCCATGTACTGGCTGCACATGCACGCAGTCAGTCTGCTATCCCAGGGTACCCCTCGATACGCAAAGCTGATTGGACAGTTACTGGTGGCCCTGGATGAGGGAAATAGTACCTGGCACAGCTTGTGCGCAGATGCTCTGATAGTTGAAG GCAACTTCGGAGCAGCCCTGACGCACCTGGGTAAGGTTATAGATCTCAATCCAAAGGATGCAACAGCGATTGCGAGGTGCGCACTGATACACATCAAACTGGGTAACATGACTTTTGCCGTACTACATTTGGGTAAACTGGCCGAGGATGACCTCCAGGGACTACATTTCGTGCTGAAAGTTCTCGACGCGGATCTAAGGGACGAAGTTGTAAAG cGTTCATCTGATCAGGCCGAGACTCTGACTCgacacaacaaacacaaagaAGCGTTGAATTTCTACAGCCTCGCCGTGATGGCCAGCGATGGCGAGAGAACAGACCTCCTGAGAAAGCGGGCGAAATGCCTCACCCGGTTGGAAGAGTATGACAGAGCGGAGAGTGACCTGACTGAAGTTCTGAAGTTGGAGAAGAACTCGCCCCTGGCCAGCGATTTCTGCGCACGAGGTCACGTGTACCTGCTCCACGAGAAGGAGCACCGTGCATGCAATGATTACATCCGGGCTCTCAACACCAATTCCTCGGTGGCACTGAGCCTCATCACATCAAAACCAGGAAGGGCTAATCTCGCCAGGGTTTTTCTTGGTTACGCGCGATACACTTACGACAAAAAGAAACTTACAGAAGCCTCGATGATATGTGAATTCGGATTGAAGATCGACGAGAAACATTCCGAGCTTAAGAGACTGAAGGCTAGAATAAACAAACAACTGGGATCGAGTTGCTCTGTACAGTAG
- the LOC139137286 gene encoding uncharacterized protein isoform X3, with the protein MEFLGPRELYFLEDFHKHDLTSQHFENIRSNYKKSASSQWRKAEKDFLRLSDQIFVDRERTEELKAEGNTYFKKGLYELALQKYTEAIEICPRNSSSGHSCKHLDVDSHGNNHVKKQRWQVLPATLYCNRAQCLLYLQQYQNAVYDCDQAISRCLDYQVIDIILSSPYSKSPPDCESCAEIYDARRDGEALMKPLVVKAIYRRSKALYELGCYHRALVDISHCVYLDSDVPMFESHMEKVLITYRDNGGSECIKRCGHCERGEGKKLKRCANCSAIYCSRKCQLTAWEKGHKTNCGSYKKE; encoded by the exons ATGGAATTCCTTGGACCTAGGGAACTCTATTTCTTAGAAGATTTTCATAAACAT GATCTGACTTCTCAGCACTTTGAAAACATCAGATCAAATTACAAAAAGTCAGCTTCCAG CCAGTGGAGAAAAGCTGAAAAAGATTTTCTGAGGTTATCCGATCAGATTTTTGTGGACAGAGAAAGAACAGAGGAATTGAAAGCGGAGGGGAATACTTATTTCAAAAAAGGTTTATATGAATTGGCTTTACAAAAATACACCGAGGCCATAGAAATATGTCCTCGTAATTCTTCCTCTGGACATAGCTGTAAACATTTAGACGTGGACTCTCACGGCAATAATCATGTTAAAAAGCAGCGTTG GCAGGTACTACCAGCCACACTATACTGCAATAGGGCCCAGTGTCTTCTATACTTACAGCAGTACCAGAACGCTGTCTATGATTGTGATCAAGCGATATCAAGATGTTTAGACT ATCAAGTCATTGATATTATACTGTCTAGTCCGTATTCAAAGAGCCCTCCCGACTGTGAAAGTTGTGCCGAGATATATGACGCTAGAAGAG ATGGAGAAGCTTTGATGAAACCTCTAGTAGTTAAAGCCATATATCGTCGTTCCAAAGCATTGTATGAGTTAGGCTGTTATCACCGGGCCCTTGTGGATATTTCCCATTGTGTTTACTTAGACTCAGACGTACCAATGTTTGAAAGTCATATGGAAAAG GTTCTAATTACATACAGAGACAATGGCGGATCTGAATGTATCAAGCGTTGCGGTCACTGCGAACGTGGagagggaaaaaaattaaaacgctGTGCAAACTGTTCAGCTATCTACTGTTCCAGAAAATGCCAGCTAACAGCCTGGGAGAAAGGTCACAAGACAAATTGCGGTTCTTATAAAAAGGAATAG
- the LOC139137286 gene encoding uncharacterized protein isoform X2, giving the protein MEFLGPRELYFLEDFHKHDLTSQHFENIRSNYKKSASSQWRKAEKDFLRLSDQIFVDRERTEELKAEGNTYFKKGLYELALQKYTEAIEICPRNSSSGHSCKHLDVDSHGNNHVKKQRWQVLPATLYCNRAQCLLYLQQYQNAVYDCDQAISRCLDYQVIDIILSSPYSKSPPDCESCAEIYDARRADGEALMKPLVVKAIYRRSKALYELGCYHRALVDISHCVYLDSDVPMFESHMEKVLITYRDNGGSECIKRCGHCERGEGKKLKRCANCSAIYCSRKCQLTAWEKGHKTNCGSYKKE; this is encoded by the exons ATGGAATTCCTTGGACCTAGGGAACTCTATTTCTTAGAAGATTTTCATAAACAT GATCTGACTTCTCAGCACTTTGAAAACATCAGATCAAATTACAAAAAGTCAGCTTCCAG CCAGTGGAGAAAAGCTGAAAAAGATTTTCTGAGGTTATCCGATCAGATTTTTGTGGACAGAGAAAGAACAGAGGAATTGAAAGCGGAGGGGAATACTTATTTCAAAAAAGGTTTATATGAATTGGCTTTACAAAAATACACCGAGGCCATAGAAATATGTCCTCGTAATTCTTCCTCTGGACATAGCTGTAAACATTTAGACGTGGACTCTCACGGCAATAATCATGTTAAAAAGCAGCGTTG GCAGGTACTACCAGCCACACTATACTGCAATAGGGCCCAGTGTCTTCTATACTTACAGCAGTACCAGAACGCTGTCTATGATTGTGATCAAGCGATATCAAGATGTTTAGACT ATCAAGTCATTGATATTATACTGTCTAGTCCGTATTCAAAGAGCCCTCCCGACTGTGAAAGTTGTGCCGAGATATATGACGCTAGAAGAG caGATGGAGAAGCTTTGATGAAACCTCTAGTAGTTAAAGCCATATATCGTCGTTCCAAAGCATTGTATGAGTTAGGCTGTTATCACCGGGCCCTTGTGGATATTTCCCATTGTGTTTACTTAGACTCAGACGTACCAATGTTTGAAAGTCATATGGAAAAG GTTCTAATTACATACAGAGACAATGGCGGATCTGAATGTATCAAGCGTTGCGGTCACTGCGAACGTGGagagggaaaaaaattaaaacgctGTGCAAACTGTTCAGCTATCTACTGTTCCAGAAAATGCCAGCTAACAGCCTGGGAGAAAGGTCACAAGACAAATTGCGGTTCTTATAAAAAGGAATAG